AAATCGAGTGGCATCTTTCCACAGGGAAATACATAGGCGGCGGCACCACCGGGAGATTCGAGCGGATGAGCCTTGGCATCGTCGTATCCGCACTGGCGCTCCTCGTGCCGATGGCCATTAAATATGGAGCGATCTCGGTCGGTATATTCTGGTGCCGCAAGAGCGACTTCGACACCATTGGCGGCTTCAATGAAGATATGCTGATGTCCGAGGATGCCGATTTTGCCCGGCGGCTCAAAACTCACGGAAAGCGCTTCGGAAAAAAATACGGGACGTTGACCAAAGCCTATATGATTACCTCCTGCCGAAAGTTCGATCGGGAAGGAGACTGGTTTCTTGTCAAGCATCCGAAGCTGATTCTCGCCTACTTGAAAGGTACCGACCACCGGCATGCGGACCAAGCCTATTACGAGAATCAAGGAAGATAGTCCTCACCGGCCGTGCACTTAAATCCTAAGCCGGCTTTCCGGCGCCAAGCCGCAGCATGAACAGCTCCAGCCCCAGCACCTTGTCGATTCCGCCTGTCTTCATCTGGTAATCCAAATCAGCCAGTCGGCTTAAAATTTCTCTAAGCTGTTCCCCGCCGAACTTGCGGGCCTGCTCTCCGGCCAGCTTGACGGCATACGGATGAAGCCCGAGCTGGGAGGCGATTTGCCCCTGGGAATAGCTCTGTGCCGACAAGTCCTTGACCTGCAAAATAATCCGGAACTGCCGCGCGATGAGCGCGGCGATCTTGATCGGCTCCTCCCGCTGCTTCAGCAGTTCATGCAGCGTTCCCACAGCCTTGTCCAGCCGCAGGTTTGCAATATCCTCCACCAGCGTGAACACATTCTGCTCCGTTCCGCGCGGCACCAAGCTCTCAATAGCCGCCGTATCCACCGTTCCTCCGGAGCCTGCAAACAGGCACAGCTTGTCCATCTCCGCCGTCAGCCCCTGGAGCCCCGTGCCGGCGCTGGCGATGAGCGCCTCTGCCGCGCCATTTGCTGCGGTGCAGCCGCGGTCGCGGATGCCTTTCTCCACCCAACGGAGCAGTTCCTCCGCGCCGAGCGGGTTGAAAGACAACACGGTGCCGGCCGATTTCAGCGCCTTGACGATTTTTTTGCGCTCATCCAGCTTATCGCTGTTCACCAGAAAGACGACTACGCTGAATTCGGCGGGACGCGTTAAATATTCCTGAAGAACATCGATGCGGTGCTCCAGCTTGGCGTTATCCTTGCCCGCCGTGAACAGCGAGGCGTCCCGAACCACCAGCAGCTTGCGGGGCACCATAAACGGCACGGTCTCCGCCTCTTCCACTACCGACTGCACCGGCGTCTCGGAAAGGTCGAACGGAATCACTGCGAAATCGCGGTCCTCCTTCGCAATCAGCTCGCTCTCCAAAAAAGCCGCAAATTCGTTCATGCGGAATTTTTCGCTTCCATATAAACAATAGACGGGGGAGAAATTCCCCTGCTTGATTTCCTTGGCCGCCGTTTTGGCATCCATGCTGCGCCACTTCCTTCTTCATATCTGCTCGACTCATAAGTGTGTACGTTCCAATAGTTTAACAAAAAACGTACCTGCGTGTAAGAGCGTCAAGCTTGGACATTCTCATATTTACATGCAAAAGCGGAGAAGCCCCGGCACCCATGCCAAAGCCCCTCCGCCCTTACGCGGCTCATCTATATAAACGGCGGGGCGGGAAGCCCTAGAAACTTCCCTGCCGCCGGTCATACCAGATGTCTTCTGCGGCGAACTGCCGCTCCGTGACAATTCCTGTCCTCATACTTTATTGTATTCGGCAACGCCGCAAAACGTGCCAACTTTTCACTATTTTGTTGAA
This region of Paenibacillus sp. URB8-2 genomic DNA includes:
- the holA gene encoding DNA polymerase III subunit delta; amino-acid sequence: MDAKTAAKEIKQGNFSPVYCLYGSEKFRMNEFAAFLESELIAKEDRDFAVIPFDLSETPVQSVVEEAETVPFMVPRKLLVVRDASLFTAGKDNAKLEHRIDVLQEYLTRPAEFSVVVFLVNSDKLDERKKIVKALKSAGTVLSFNPLGAEELLRWVEKGIRDRGCTAANGAAEALIASAGTGLQGLTAEMDKLCLFAGSGGTVDTAAIESLVPRGTEQNVFTLVEDIANLRLDKAVGTLHELLKQREEPIKIAALIARQFRIILQVKDLSAQSYSQGQIASQLGLHPYAVKLAGEQARKFGGEQLREILSRLADLDYQMKTGGIDKVLGLELFMLRLGAGKPA
- a CDS encoding glycosyltransferase, translated to MERPLFAGPEETEEILFSVLIPAHNEEKYIKKCLDSIAAASENCVGRVEVIVILNRCTDKTEEIASSYNCVIVRDDRKNLSQIRNSGAAAARGEIIVTIDADSRMTANMLSEIEWHLSTGKYIGGGTTGRFERMSLGIVVSALALLVPMAIKYGAISVGIFWCRKSDFDTIGGFNEDMLMSEDADFARRLKTHGKRFGKKYGTLTKAYMITSCRKFDREGDWFLVKHPKLILAYLKGTDHRHADQAYYENQGR